From the Erythrolamprus reginae isolate rEryReg1 chromosome Z, rEryReg1.hap1, whole genome shotgun sequence genome, one window contains:
- the NFATC4 gene encoding nuclear factor of activated T-cells, cytoplasmic 4 isoform X1: MGAANCEDEDLEFKLIFGEEEKDPPMMGVPLEDLEADNLPGYCSLTLGDPPPYASPLGIPCPLHLGGSRAGMHSPPPRPANFDGDTFESQPARQVRLGDSRVLECPSIQITTISPSQRTDEDEWDSSPRDYLLLEAFGGYREAAPSGFFTPSPASSGSVSPWSFFSDDEAPAGDDVEHELNEAAARFALSSPLGSPRASPKPWSSAEESWPSYSTSYSPSRGTEDTWLLLGPRPSSPCGKRRYSSSETPSSVSPCLSRRGSLGEEAPGDILESSNDVVLFNCPAARLAESIPQKARKTSTEQTVALSRKEEGSCNGEDMGGGPMSSGGLGISRKEGMDYLAVPSPLSWSKTRLGGHSPVFRSSALPPLDWPLPSQYEQYELKIEVQPRTHHRAHYETEGSRGAVKATPGGHPVVKLLGYDEKPLTLQMFIGTADERNLRPHAFYQVHRITGKMVATTSYESIISGTKVLEMSLLPENNMAATIDCAGILKLRNSDIELRKGETDIGRKNTRVRLVFRVQIPQGNGKVVSIQTASVPIECSQRSAQELPQVEHYSLSACSVHGGEEMIISGANFLPESKVVFIERGPDGKLQWEEEANVNRMKSTEALLTLSVPEYSNKRVSRPVQIYFYVSNGRRKRSPAQGFKYLPVIFKEEPHPDSTPRTFPHITPSVPFSLPPAQGSMDFSPSRPPFSYSPERSPPCSPYGSNWSPYSFSTPPHYSPAFRFPTSEAYGGVNLSVPRLAPPNLPHPHTLDCQPPHFQPTSPQCSPHAPGRRESHSGERSPEWTDQDLGSQEFSPKELEKSGFSSGFRENLPIHGITLEEGKVTEIIGRDLSDFPEPPCDGGQS; this comes from the exons ACTTGGAAGCAGACAATCTCCCTGGCTATTGTTCACTTACTCTCGGAGACCCTCCGCCTTATGCCTCTCCTCTGGGCATCCCATGTCCTCTGCATCTCGGAGGGAGCCGTGCTGGCATGCACTCTcctccaccccgtcctgccaaCTTTGATGGTGACACTTTCGAGAGCCAGCCGGCCCGGCAAGTGCGGCTGGGAGATTCTCGGGTGCTCGAATGCCCCAGCATCCAAATCACCACCATCTCGCCGAGTCAACGGACCGATGAAGATGAGTGGGACTCTTCTCCTCGAGATTATCTCTTGCTGGAGGCTTTTGGGGGTTACCGGGAAGCAGCTCCTTCTGGATTCTTCACTCCAAGCCCTGCTAGCAGTGGAAGTGTCTCCCCGTGGAGTTTTTTCTCGGATGACGAGGCCCCTGCTGGAGATGATGTGGAACATGAGCTAAATGAGGCTGCAGCTCGTTTTGCCCTTAGTTCACCCTTGGGTTCGCCCCGAGCATCTCCCAAGCCATGGTCATCTGCTGAAGAATCCTGGCCATCTTATAGTACCAGCTATTCCCCAAGTCGGGGAACGGAGGATACGTGGCTGCTCCTTGGACCTCGACCATCGTCCCCATGCGGCAAAAGACGCTACTCCAGCTCGGAGACACCTTCTTCTGTATCTCCTTGCCTCTCCCGGAGGGGCAGTCTTGGTGAGGAGGCTCCAGGGGACATCTTGGAATCGAGCAATGATGTGGTCCTGTTTAACTGCCCTGCCGCACGGCTGGCAGAAAGCATCCCTCAAAAAGCTCGTAAGACCTCAACCGAGCAGACGGTGGCTCTGAgccggaaggaggaagggagctgCAATGGAGAAGATATGGGTGGTGGCCCCATGAGCAGTGGGGGACTTGGGATCTCCCGCAAAGAAGGGATGGATTATCTGGCTGTGCCATCCCCCTTGTCCTGGTCCAAAACTCGTCTTGGAGGCCATAGTCCTGTCTTCAG ATCTTCTGCTCTTCCACCTCTCGACTGGCCTCTCCCCAGTCAGTATGAGCAGTATGAACTGAAGATCGAAGTGCAGCCTCGAACCCATCACCGGGCCCACTATGAGACAGAGGGCAGCAGGGGTGCCGTGAAAGCCACTCCAGGAGGACATCCTGTGGTGAAG CTTTTAGGTTATGATGAGAAACCCCTGACGTTACAAATGTTCATTGGCACAGCGGATGAGCGAAACCTACGTCCTCACGCTTTCTACCAGGTGCATCGAATCACTGGAAAAATGGTGGCTACCACAAGTTACGAATCTATCATCAGTGGAACCAAAGTTCTTGAGATGTCTCTGCTGCCTGAGAACAACATGGCAGCCAC CATCGACTGCGCTGGAATCCTAAAACTGCGTAATTCAGACATTGAGCTGCGCAAGGGCGAGACGGATATTGGGCGCAAAAACACACGGGTACGGCTGGTATTTCGGGTTCAAATCCCACAAGGAAATGGCAAAGTAGTTTCCATCCAGACGGCTTCTGTGCCCATTGAGTGTT CTCAGCGCTCAGCTCAAGAACTTCCACAAGTAGAACATTACAGTCTTAGTGCCTGCTCGGTGCATGGTGGGGAAGAGATGATCATTAGTGGAGCCAACTTTCTGCCGGAATCAAAAGTTGTTTTCATTGAACGAGGCCCTG ATGGAAAACTCCAGTGGGAAGAGGAAGCAAACGTTAATCGCATGAAAAGCACAGAG GCTTTGCTGACCCTCAGCGTTCCCGAATACAGCAACAAGAGAGTTTCACGGCCCGTTCAGATATACTTCTATGTTTCCAATGGGCGCAGGAAAAGAAGTCCGGCTCAAGGCTTCAAATATTTGCCTG TGATCTTCAAAGAAGAACCACATCCGGATTCCACACCCCGTACATTCCCACACATCACTCCAAGTGTTCCCTTTTCACTGCCACCAGCACAAGGCTCCATGGATTTCTCCCCTTCCAGACCTCCCTTCTCTTACAGTCCTGAGCGCTCCCCACCTTGTTCCCCCTATGGCTCTAACTGGAGCCCTTACTCTTTCTCAACCCCTCCCCATTACAGCCCAGCCTTCCGTTTTCCTACCAGTGAGGCCTATGGGGGCGTCAATCTCTCTGTACCCCGCCTTGCTCCCCCAAACCTGCCCCACCCTCACACTTTAGATTGCCAACCGCCACACTTCCAGCCCACTAGTCCACAATGCAGTCCCCACGCGCCAGGACGGAGAGAATCCCATAGTGGGGAGAGGTCACCAGAATGGACAGATCAAGACCTTGGATCCCAGGAGTTTAGCCCCAAGGAACTGGAGAAATCGGGGTTCAGCAGTGGCTTCCGGGAAAACTTGCCTATCCATGGGATCACACTGGAAGAAGGTAAAG TTACTGAGATCATTGGCAGGGACTTAAGTGACTTTCCGGAGCCACCCTGCGATGGAGGACAGAGCTGA
- the NFATC4 gene encoding nuclear factor of activated T-cells, cytoplasmic 4 isoform X2 yields MGAANCEDEDLEFKLIFGEEEKDPPMMGVPLEDLEADNLPGYCSLTLGDPPPYASPLGIPCPLHLGGSRAGMHSPPPRPANFDGDTFESQPARQVRLGDSRVLECPSIQITTISPSQRTDEDEWDSSPRDYLLLEAFGGYREAAPSGFFTPSPASSGSVSPWSFFSDDEAPAGDDVEHELNEAAARFALSSPLGSPRASPKPWSSAEESWPSYSTSYSPSRGTEDTWLLLGPRPSSPCGKRRYSSSETPSSVSPCLSRRGSLGEEAPGDILESSNDVVLFNCPAARLAESIPQKARKTSTEQTVALSRKEEGSCNGEDMGGGPMSSGGLGISRKEGMDYLAVPSPLSWSKTRLGGHSPVFRSSALPPLDWPLPSQYEQYELKIEVQPRTHHRAHYETEGSRGAVKATPGGHPVVKLLGYDEKPLTLQMFIGTADERNLRPHAFYQVHRITGKMVATTSYESIISGTKVLEMSLLPENNMAATIDCAGILKLRNSDIELRKGETDIGRKNTRVRLVFRVQIPQGNGKVVSIQTASVPIECSQRSAQELPQVEHYSLSACSVHGGEEMIISGANFLPESKVVFIERGPDGKLQWEEEANVNRMKSTEALLTLSVPEYSNKRVSRPVQIYFYVSNGRRKRSPAQGFKYLPVIFKEEPHPDSTPRTFPHITPSVPFSLPPAQGSMDFSPSRPPFSYSPERSPPCSPYGSNWSPYSFSTPPHYSPAFRFPTSEAYGGVNLSVPRLAPPNLPHPHTLDCQPPHFQPTSPQCSPHAPGRRESHSGERSPEWTDQDLGSQEFSPKELEKSGFSSGFRENLPIHGITLEEVTEIIGRDLSDFPEPPCDGGQS; encoded by the exons ACTTGGAAGCAGACAATCTCCCTGGCTATTGTTCACTTACTCTCGGAGACCCTCCGCCTTATGCCTCTCCTCTGGGCATCCCATGTCCTCTGCATCTCGGAGGGAGCCGTGCTGGCATGCACTCTcctccaccccgtcctgccaaCTTTGATGGTGACACTTTCGAGAGCCAGCCGGCCCGGCAAGTGCGGCTGGGAGATTCTCGGGTGCTCGAATGCCCCAGCATCCAAATCACCACCATCTCGCCGAGTCAACGGACCGATGAAGATGAGTGGGACTCTTCTCCTCGAGATTATCTCTTGCTGGAGGCTTTTGGGGGTTACCGGGAAGCAGCTCCTTCTGGATTCTTCACTCCAAGCCCTGCTAGCAGTGGAAGTGTCTCCCCGTGGAGTTTTTTCTCGGATGACGAGGCCCCTGCTGGAGATGATGTGGAACATGAGCTAAATGAGGCTGCAGCTCGTTTTGCCCTTAGTTCACCCTTGGGTTCGCCCCGAGCATCTCCCAAGCCATGGTCATCTGCTGAAGAATCCTGGCCATCTTATAGTACCAGCTATTCCCCAAGTCGGGGAACGGAGGATACGTGGCTGCTCCTTGGACCTCGACCATCGTCCCCATGCGGCAAAAGACGCTACTCCAGCTCGGAGACACCTTCTTCTGTATCTCCTTGCCTCTCCCGGAGGGGCAGTCTTGGTGAGGAGGCTCCAGGGGACATCTTGGAATCGAGCAATGATGTGGTCCTGTTTAACTGCCCTGCCGCACGGCTGGCAGAAAGCATCCCTCAAAAAGCTCGTAAGACCTCAACCGAGCAGACGGTGGCTCTGAgccggaaggaggaagggagctgCAATGGAGAAGATATGGGTGGTGGCCCCATGAGCAGTGGGGGACTTGGGATCTCCCGCAAAGAAGGGATGGATTATCTGGCTGTGCCATCCCCCTTGTCCTGGTCCAAAACTCGTCTTGGAGGCCATAGTCCTGTCTTCAG ATCTTCTGCTCTTCCACCTCTCGACTGGCCTCTCCCCAGTCAGTATGAGCAGTATGAACTGAAGATCGAAGTGCAGCCTCGAACCCATCACCGGGCCCACTATGAGACAGAGGGCAGCAGGGGTGCCGTGAAAGCCACTCCAGGAGGACATCCTGTGGTGAAG CTTTTAGGTTATGATGAGAAACCCCTGACGTTACAAATGTTCATTGGCACAGCGGATGAGCGAAACCTACGTCCTCACGCTTTCTACCAGGTGCATCGAATCACTGGAAAAATGGTGGCTACCACAAGTTACGAATCTATCATCAGTGGAACCAAAGTTCTTGAGATGTCTCTGCTGCCTGAGAACAACATGGCAGCCAC CATCGACTGCGCTGGAATCCTAAAACTGCGTAATTCAGACATTGAGCTGCGCAAGGGCGAGACGGATATTGGGCGCAAAAACACACGGGTACGGCTGGTATTTCGGGTTCAAATCCCACAAGGAAATGGCAAAGTAGTTTCCATCCAGACGGCTTCTGTGCCCATTGAGTGTT CTCAGCGCTCAGCTCAAGAACTTCCACAAGTAGAACATTACAGTCTTAGTGCCTGCTCGGTGCATGGTGGGGAAGAGATGATCATTAGTGGAGCCAACTTTCTGCCGGAATCAAAAGTTGTTTTCATTGAACGAGGCCCTG ATGGAAAACTCCAGTGGGAAGAGGAAGCAAACGTTAATCGCATGAAAAGCACAGAG GCTTTGCTGACCCTCAGCGTTCCCGAATACAGCAACAAGAGAGTTTCACGGCCCGTTCAGATATACTTCTATGTTTCCAATGGGCGCAGGAAAAGAAGTCCGGCTCAAGGCTTCAAATATTTGCCTG TGATCTTCAAAGAAGAACCACATCCGGATTCCACACCCCGTACATTCCCACACATCACTCCAAGTGTTCCCTTTTCACTGCCACCAGCACAAGGCTCCATGGATTTCTCCCCTTCCAGACCTCCCTTCTCTTACAGTCCTGAGCGCTCCCCACCTTGTTCCCCCTATGGCTCTAACTGGAGCCCTTACTCTTTCTCAACCCCTCCCCATTACAGCCCAGCCTTCCGTTTTCCTACCAGTGAGGCCTATGGGGGCGTCAATCTCTCTGTACCCCGCCTTGCTCCCCCAAACCTGCCCCACCCTCACACTTTAGATTGCCAACCGCCACACTTCCAGCCCACTAGTCCACAATGCAGTCCCCACGCGCCAGGACGGAGAGAATCCCATAGTGGGGAGAGGTCACCAGAATGGACAGATCAAGACCTTGGATCCCAGGAGTTTAGCCCCAAGGAACTGGAGAAATCGGGGTTCAGCAGTGGCTTCCGGGAAAACTTGCCTATCCATGGGATCACACTGGAAGAAG TTACTGAGATCATTGGCAGGGACTTAAGTGACTTTCCGGAGCCACCCTGCGATGGAGGACAGAGCTGA
- the NFATC4 gene encoding nuclear factor of activated T-cells, cytoplasmic 4 isoform X3 translates to MHSPPPRPANFDGDTFESQPARQVRLGDSRVLECPSIQITTISPSQRTDEDEWDSSPRDYLLLEAFGGYREAAPSGFFTPSPASSGSVSPWSFFSDDEAPAGDDVEHELNEAAARFALSSPLGSPRASPKPWSSAEESWPSYSTSYSPSRGTEDTWLLLGPRPSSPCGKRRYSSSETPSSVSPCLSRRGSLGEEAPGDILESSNDVVLFNCPAARLAESIPQKARKTSTEQTVALSRKEEGSCNGEDMGGGPMSSGGLGISRKEGMDYLAVPSPLSWSKTRLGGHSPVFRSSALPPLDWPLPSQYEQYELKIEVQPRTHHRAHYETEGSRGAVKATPGGHPVVKLLGYDEKPLTLQMFIGTADERNLRPHAFYQVHRITGKMVATTSYESIISGTKVLEMSLLPENNMAATIDCAGILKLRNSDIELRKGETDIGRKNTRVRLVFRVQIPQGNGKVVSIQTASVPIECSQRSAQELPQVEHYSLSACSVHGGEEMIISGANFLPESKVVFIERGPDGKLQWEEEANVNRMKSTEALLTLSVPEYSNKRVSRPVQIYFYVSNGRRKRSPAQGFKYLPVIFKEEPHPDSTPRTFPHITPSVPFSLPPAQGSMDFSPSRPPFSYSPERSPPCSPYGSNWSPYSFSTPPHYSPAFRFPTSEAYGGVNLSVPRLAPPNLPHPHTLDCQPPHFQPTSPQCSPHAPGRRESHSGERSPEWTDQDLGSQEFSPKELEKSGFSSGFRENLPIHGITLEEGKVTEIIGRDLSDFPEPPCDGGQS, encoded by the exons ATGCACTCTcctccaccccgtcctgccaaCTTTGATGGTGACACTTTCGAGAGCCAGCCGGCCCGGCAAGTGCGGCTGGGAGATTCTCGGGTGCTCGAATGCCCCAGCATCCAAATCACCACCATCTCGCCGAGTCAACGGACCGATGAAGATGAGTGGGACTCTTCTCCTCGAGATTATCTCTTGCTGGAGGCTTTTGGGGGTTACCGGGAAGCAGCTCCTTCTGGATTCTTCACTCCAAGCCCTGCTAGCAGTGGAAGTGTCTCCCCGTGGAGTTTTTTCTCGGATGACGAGGCCCCTGCTGGAGATGATGTGGAACATGAGCTAAATGAGGCTGCAGCTCGTTTTGCCCTTAGTTCACCCTTGGGTTCGCCCCGAGCATCTCCCAAGCCATGGTCATCTGCTGAAGAATCCTGGCCATCTTATAGTACCAGCTATTCCCCAAGTCGGGGAACGGAGGATACGTGGCTGCTCCTTGGACCTCGACCATCGTCCCCATGCGGCAAAAGACGCTACTCCAGCTCGGAGACACCTTCTTCTGTATCTCCTTGCCTCTCCCGGAGGGGCAGTCTTGGTGAGGAGGCTCCAGGGGACATCTTGGAATCGAGCAATGATGTGGTCCTGTTTAACTGCCCTGCCGCACGGCTGGCAGAAAGCATCCCTCAAAAAGCTCGTAAGACCTCAACCGAGCAGACGGTGGCTCTGAgccggaaggaggaagggagctgCAATGGAGAAGATATGGGTGGTGGCCCCATGAGCAGTGGGGGACTTGGGATCTCCCGCAAAGAAGGGATGGATTATCTGGCTGTGCCATCCCCCTTGTCCTGGTCCAAAACTCGTCTTGGAGGCCATAGTCCTGTCTTCAG ATCTTCTGCTCTTCCACCTCTCGACTGGCCTCTCCCCAGTCAGTATGAGCAGTATGAACTGAAGATCGAAGTGCAGCCTCGAACCCATCACCGGGCCCACTATGAGACAGAGGGCAGCAGGGGTGCCGTGAAAGCCACTCCAGGAGGACATCCTGTGGTGAAG CTTTTAGGTTATGATGAGAAACCCCTGACGTTACAAATGTTCATTGGCACAGCGGATGAGCGAAACCTACGTCCTCACGCTTTCTACCAGGTGCATCGAATCACTGGAAAAATGGTGGCTACCACAAGTTACGAATCTATCATCAGTGGAACCAAAGTTCTTGAGATGTCTCTGCTGCCTGAGAACAACATGGCAGCCAC CATCGACTGCGCTGGAATCCTAAAACTGCGTAATTCAGACATTGAGCTGCGCAAGGGCGAGACGGATATTGGGCGCAAAAACACACGGGTACGGCTGGTATTTCGGGTTCAAATCCCACAAGGAAATGGCAAAGTAGTTTCCATCCAGACGGCTTCTGTGCCCATTGAGTGTT CTCAGCGCTCAGCTCAAGAACTTCCACAAGTAGAACATTACAGTCTTAGTGCCTGCTCGGTGCATGGTGGGGAAGAGATGATCATTAGTGGAGCCAACTTTCTGCCGGAATCAAAAGTTGTTTTCATTGAACGAGGCCCTG ATGGAAAACTCCAGTGGGAAGAGGAAGCAAACGTTAATCGCATGAAAAGCACAGAG GCTTTGCTGACCCTCAGCGTTCCCGAATACAGCAACAAGAGAGTTTCACGGCCCGTTCAGATATACTTCTATGTTTCCAATGGGCGCAGGAAAAGAAGTCCGGCTCAAGGCTTCAAATATTTGCCTG TGATCTTCAAAGAAGAACCACATCCGGATTCCACACCCCGTACATTCCCACACATCACTCCAAGTGTTCCCTTTTCACTGCCACCAGCACAAGGCTCCATGGATTTCTCCCCTTCCAGACCTCCCTTCTCTTACAGTCCTGAGCGCTCCCCACCTTGTTCCCCCTATGGCTCTAACTGGAGCCCTTACTCTTTCTCAACCCCTCCCCATTACAGCCCAGCCTTCCGTTTTCCTACCAGTGAGGCCTATGGGGGCGTCAATCTCTCTGTACCCCGCCTTGCTCCCCCAAACCTGCCCCACCCTCACACTTTAGATTGCCAACCGCCACACTTCCAGCCCACTAGTCCACAATGCAGTCCCCACGCGCCAGGACGGAGAGAATCCCATAGTGGGGAGAGGTCACCAGAATGGACAGATCAAGACCTTGGATCCCAGGAGTTTAGCCCCAAGGAACTGGAGAAATCGGGGTTCAGCAGTGGCTTCCGGGAAAACTTGCCTATCCATGGGATCACACTGGAAGAAGGTAAAG TTACTGAGATCATTGGCAGGGACTTAAGTGACTTTCCGGAGCCACCCTGCGATGGAGGACAGAGCTGA